ATCGTCCGGGCAGCGCGCGGCGAGTGGCTGCTCTTCGTGGAGCCGGGCGCCAGACCCCAGGCCGGCTGGATCGATGAGATCGCCGAATATGTCGCGCTGAACAAGCTGCCGGCACGCTTCACCGCGTCGCGCGGCTACAGGCGCCCGTTCTTCCAGCGTGTCGGCCGTGCCGTGCCGCCGCTGGAACTCGGCTTTCTCCTGCCGAAGAAGCAGGCGCTCGCCATTGCCAAAAGCGGCATGCGGCTGACCGAATTCGTCAAGGGCCAGAAGCCGCGCAAGCTCGCGAGCGAACTGATTCCGTCCTGGGTCGCCCGCGCTGCGCGATAGGGCCGCAACCCTCTCCATGAGCAAAAGATGGCGCCCAATAGGATTTCGCGCTATAATTCAAACATGGCGCCGTCGAAGCGCCTCGCTTCGCAACGGAATGGCCATGGAATGCCGGTGAACGGCAGAACAGGTCAGCGAAAATCTCCTCTTCTGCCGGGTAGCCCGCGAAAGGAGGTGCGTCATGGCACGCGGTAGGATCTACGGCGTACGCAGTATGATCTACGGCCTCATCGCCGTCATATTGCCGACATTGGTGATCGCGCATCCGCATTCGGCAGCATCGCAGATGATGCGCAGTTGCGCAGGCCGACCCGAAATCGTCAATTTCCTGGACAAGAACTTCGCTGAAAAGCTCACGGCAGTCGGACTGATCAACCAGAACGCCATTCTCGAGGTCTATGCTGCCGAAAGCGGCACCTGGACACTCATCGTCACGGATGTTCACGGCATAAGCTGCGTTCTGCTGGGTGACAGTTGGGACACGATGCCCGTCCTGCCGGGCCTAGCCACATAGTGAATGCCCCTGGTGCGCCAGGGGCATGCCTTACTTCGTCGCGCCGCGTTTCAGGTGCTCGTCCAGACGCGGCATGATCTCGACGAAATTGCACGGCGCGCTGCGATAGTCGAGCTGTCCTTTCAGAATGCCGTCCCAGGCATCCCGGCAGGCGCCGGGCGAACCTGGCAGCACGAAGATGAAGGTGGCGTTGGCAACACCTGCCGTGGCGCGCGACTGGATCGTCGCCGTGCGATCTTCTCGTAGGAGATCCGGTGGAAGATGGCGGAAAAGCCGTCCATCCGCTTTTCGAACAAAGGCTCCAGCGCCTCTGGCGTCACATCGCGGCCGGTAAAGCCGGTGCCGCCTGTGGTGATGACGACGTCTATGGCTTCGTTCTCGGTCCAGGCCTTCACCCGCGCGGCAATCTTTTCGCGATCATCGGGCACGATCCCCGGTCGACCAGCCTATGCCCCGCCTCCGTAATCCGCGCCGCCAGCGTGTCGCCTGACTTGTCCGTCTCCGGCGTGCGGGTATCCGAGATCGTGAGAACGGCAATACCGACCGCGATGAAGGGCCGCTTTTCGTCCAGACCTGCCATCATGCGCCTCCCGAAACCGTTTCCGTCGCCTGGAAATACCAGCCAGGGCGCTCGTCGTGAAGAGCTGCCGCCGCATGTTCGGCAGCAGTCATGCTCGCAAAGATGCCGAAACAGGTGGCGCCGGAACCGGACATGCGGGTCAGAAAGGCACCGTTCGCTTGCAGCATCGCCGAGATCTTCGAAATCTCGGGCACGAGTTCGCGCGCCGGCGGCTCCAGTCGTTGCGGGCAGCAGCAATTGCCGCGAGCCAGTCGGCAGTCTGAGGTGGGCTCGGTGCCAGGCTCAGGGCCGGATTGTTCTTTGTCGCCAGCCGGCGGAAAACCTCAGGCGTCGAGAC
The Rhizobium leguminosarum DNA segment above includes these coding regions:
- a CDS encoding glycosyltransferase family 2 protein encodes the protein MLTVVLECQDQESELAQTLSVLVAGAVEGLVSDVVVLDHGSRDGTSRVADAAGCRFHSQWDIKDIVRAARGEWLLFVEPGARPQAGWIDEIAEYVALNKLPARFTASRGYRRPFFQRVGRAVPPLELGFLLPKKQALAIAKSGMRLTEFVKGQKPRKLASELIPSWVARAAR